In Macadamia integrifolia cultivar HAES 741 chromosome 13, SCU_Mint_v3, whole genome shotgun sequence, one DNA window encodes the following:
- the LOC122059405 gene encoding nuclear transcription factor Y subunit B-3-like — MADSDNESGGHNNSNANSEFSPREQDRFLPIANVSRIMKKALPANAKISKDAKETVQECVSEFISFITGEASDKCQREKRKTINGDDLLWAMTTLGFEEYVEPLKIYLQKFREIEGEKTSMGRPGEKDGSGGSGAGGGSSGGGNGGLVNQGNAVAGFNGSGMYGGMQSTMMMMGHHHQGHQMYSSGPYHQMAMGGGGGGGGPAKGNSAGSVGGGGGAGVGTATGRPR; from the coding sequence ATGGCGGACTCAGACAATGAATCCGGCGGTCACAATAACAGCAACGCCAACAGCGAGTTCTCGCCAAGAGAACAAGACCGATTTCTTCCCATCGCCAATGTGAGCAGGATCATGAAGAAAGCCCTTCCTGCAAACGCGAAGATCTCCAAAGACGCCAAGGAAACGGTTCAAGAGTGTGTGTCGGAGTTCATAAGCTTCATCACTGGCGAAGCATCCGACAAGTGCCAGAGAGAGAAACGCAAGACCATAAACGGCGATGATCTACTGTGGGCCATGACTACTTTGGGATTCGAAGAGTACGTGGAGCCCTTGAAGATTTATCTCCAGAAATTTCGGGAGATCGAGGGAGAGAAGACTTCCATGGGTCGTCCAGGTGAGAAAGACGGCTCCGGTGGTTCTGGTGCCGGAGGAGGATCCTCTGGCGGTGGCAATGGTGGTTTAGTAAATCAGGGGAACGCCGTCGCCGGTTTCAATGGAAGTGGGATGTATGGTGGGATGCAGtcgacgatgatgatgatgggtcATCACCATCAGGGCCACCAGATGTACAGCTCCGGCCCTTATCATCAAATGGCTAtgggaggaggtggtggtggtggtggcccAGCCAAGGGCAATTCCGCCGGCTCcgtcggtggtggtggtggcgccGGAGTTGGGACTGCCActgggaggccaaggtag